In the Spirochaetota bacterium genome, ATAGAGCCAGAAGAACGAACGGCGAACGACGATGACCGCAGCAGCACAGACCGCCGCCGCGGCAGCCGAATAGATGATGCCGGAAACGACGCGCAGATAGAGCCCGTTGCCGATGCCGGCAAGTATGCAGGCAAGGACGGTGATAAGAAAGAGCCAAAGGTATATCGTCCGGCCCATCCATCGTTCGCGGCCGCTCGCCAGCTCGCGCAGCGAAAGCAATGACGCCGGGATGAACAGAACGCCCCAGAGGAGCGCGTAGCGGACATTCGCATCAAGATCTCCCTTAAGCGCCGTGACGAACGAGAGGAGGCTGTCGCTCCCGCTCGCACGTACAAGCGATACGGCCAGCAGAAAGACCGCAAGGGATATCACAAAGCCGCTGACCGCACCGAGCGTCACCGCGATGATGCAATGTCGTACCGTACCTTTTTTCATACCATACCTTCAGGTTTTAGAGGCGTCCGATCGTTTCCCGCGTAATGTCCTTAAGCGCGCCGACACCGCTCAGTATCATTGCACGCATCAATTCCTCACGCAGCCGGGATGCGGCGAATTGCACCCCGCGCGCGCCCCCCCCGTATGCAGCTATGGCAAATGGACGCCCTACACCTATAATATCGGAAGACAATGCCATTCCTTTTAGCACATCTGCCCCGGTGCGGAACCCGCCGTCAACGATGATCTTGGCCCTGCTTTTGACAGCGGCGGCTATATCGGGGAGCACATCCACGGTCGCCGGCGAGCTTTCAAGGACACGCCCGCCGTGATTCGATATATATATCCCTTTTGCCCCTGCTTTTACCGCTATTTTCGCATCCTGTACGCTCATAACGCCCTTGACGATAAGCGGAAGCTCGGTGGATGCGGCTATCTCGGCAAGCTCCTCTTCCGTCTTGGTCACTATCTCTTCCTTGTTCGACCCGAGCGCAAGAAATGATCCGGCATCGATATCGATGGCCACTGCGATGCAGCCGGCATCCTCGGCACCGCGTATCTTCCTGATTATCTCGCTCTGCGTCCGAACAGGCTTCAGCATCGGGATGCCGTAGCCGCCGAATTTCTTTATCGCCTTAAGTCCTATGCGATATGAATCGGTATCGCCGTTCTCGCCCAGCATGGCGATGATGCCCGCCTCGCGAGCACCCTCGACGAGCGCTTCGGCGAGATCCGCCTCGGTCATACCGCCGCCGAGATTGACATCGGTGCCGAATATCGGAGCGCAGATGATCGGCGCCTCAAGATGATACGCGAACAGGCCGGTATTGGTATTCGGCTCCTTGATGCCGTGTATGAGCGAG is a window encoding:
- a CDS encoding alpha-hydroxy-acid oxidizing protein; the protein is AMKIKLTTQDTVNMLQLKRIAREKFAGSCRCCRECDGEACRGEVPGIGGIGTGDAFVRNVKAVKSYTINTSLIHGIKEPNTNTGLFAYHLEAPIICAPIFGTDVNLGGGMTEADLAEALVEGAREAGIIAMLGENGDTDSYRIGLKAIKKFGGYGIPMLKPVRTQSEIIRKIRGAEDAGCIAVAIDIDAGSFLALGSNKEEIVTKTEEELAEIAASTELPLIVKGVMSVQDAKIAVKAGAKGIYISNHGGRVLESSPATVDVLPDIAAAVKSRAKIIVDGGFRTGADVLKGMALSSDIIGVGRPFAIAAYGGGARGVQFAASRLREELMRAMILSGVGALKDITRETIGRL